Proteins encoded by one window of Salmo trutta chromosome 17, fSalTru1.1, whole genome shotgun sequence:
- the LOC115151286 gene encoding uncharacterized protein LOC115151286: MDMWGILQSTNCEYIAEVKDRWKALHSNLLFYGAHEKAMRSPIALDEGEKDITVLKALPTLLVAPPKKMGEVSGALFHIVKALNINLSIHKPTGDPSAFLNKHPLSSPLLLVDQENCMVATPVTTFSRELLHEGILYLMAYYYELHLTGDAIHERDSTASYKTISEWGKKHHRLTAMLQCHRSRPDGHPDGCGMHIGMFC, from the exons ATGGATATGTGGGGGATTCTTCAATCCACAAACTGTGAGTACATTGCTGAGGTGAAGGATCGATGGAAAGCCTTGCATTCTAACCTACTGTTCTATGGCGCTCATGAAAAAGCCATGAGGTCTCCAATTGCTTTGGATGAAG GTGAAAAAGACATAACCGTCTTGAAAGCCCTTCCGACACTGTTGGTTGCACCACCCAAGAAGATGGGAGAAGTGAGTGGGGCTCTTTTTCACATCGTCAAGGCATTGAATATCAACCTGTCCATTCATAAG CCCACCGGAGATCCCAGTGCCTTCCTCAACAAACACCCTCTCTCCAGCCCCCTACTACTGGTTGACCAGGAGAACTGCATGGTGGCCACTCCTGTGACGACATTCTCCAGAGAGCTGTTACATGAAGGCATCCTGTACCTCATGGCATACTACTATGAGCTACACTTGACAGGGGATGCAATCCACGAGCGTGATTCTACCGCTTCTTACAAGACCATTTCTgaatggggaaaaaaacatcatAGATTAACAGCTATGCTACAATGTCACAGGAGTCGTCCCGATGGCCACCCGGATGGGTGCGGGATGCATATTGGAATGTTTTGCTGA